The Anastrepha ludens isolate Willacy chromosome X, idAnaLude1.1, whole genome shotgun sequence genome includes a window with the following:
- the LOC128869487 gene encoding uncharacterized protein LOC128869487: MSRNEDSLSARPGWFLKRKSEAIFRQMESMHRLATTEALRSLDHVDLTLKLELVDNIRSNFELTQNRLEEEDPDELDTDARQQFLNIFISVKGAITRELQSNRLDSHLHSTTRNFSPQDSQSVVVLKQPKSCLPELKLPTFRGNYSDWPQFFSMFRTIIDREAELTKVEKLQHLRSCLADAALDTIKSLEIRESNYDKALELLNNRFDNKRLIFQAHIRELFGRALQTLGSIEQLADSLLIHIVMQKLDSTTQNMWEEKVSSNELPTWEGMALFLEKRCQTLENVAFATLGKTPTKQVSKYVNRNKSFVVSKPAQRSCVFCKHLDHLIYTCPSFAKLSPSERWKEAKIAELCLNCLKLGHRLQQCKSTHCFRCKGAHHTLLHKDIPEQPIQNASSAEKFPQPGSAASLVSMAPPCISNEHSSIKPNESVLLATATVFVKNSVGCFIPCRAILDSASQLNFVTSRLSNQLQLKKSKFPVAVSGIGDSDTTSILMILQFLRRDIF, encoded by the exons ATGTCAAGGAATGAAGACTCTCTATCCGCACGACCAGGATGGTTCCTGAAAAGGAAAAGTGAAGCTATTTTTAGGCAAATGGAATCCATGCATCGTCTCGCAACAACCGAAGCCCTACGCTCACTGGATCATGTAGATCTCACGTTGAAATTGGAACTAGTAGACAACATACGGAGTAATTTTGAGCTCACACAAAACCGCCTGGAAGAAGAAGATCCTGACGAATTAGACACTGATGCTCGACAGCAGTTCTTgaacatatttatttcagtCAAAGGCGCCATCACTCGCGAGCTGCAGTCCAACCGCTTAGATAGCCATTTACATTCAACCACACGCAATTTTTCGCCTCAGGACTCGCAATCTGTGGTTGTTCTTAAGCAACCAAAATCTTGTTTACCGGAACTGAAGTTGCCAACGTTTAGAGGCAACTACTCAGATTGGCCACAATTTTTCTCCATGTTTCGCACCATAATTGACCGAGAAGCTGAATTAACTAAAGTGGAAAAACTCCAACATCTCCGCTCTTGCCTTGCAGATGCCGCGTTGGACACCATAAAGTCCTTAGAAATTCGCGAATCTAACTATGATAAAGCTCTTGAATTACTAAATAACCGATTTGATAACAAGCGTTTAATTTTTCAGGCACATATCCGTGAGTTATTTGGACGTGCATTACAGACTTTAGGCAGCATAGAACAATTGGCCGACAGCTTGCTGATACACATCGTTATGCAGAAACTTGACTCCACTACTCAAAACATGTGGGAGGAAAAAGTGTCATCCAATGAGCTACCCACTTGGGAAGGCATGGCGTTGTTCCTAGAAAAAAGGTGTCAAACTCTGGAGAATGTTGCGTTTGCTACGCTCGGTAAGACTCCAACCAAACAGGTGAGCAAATATGTGAATCGCAACAAGTCTTTTGTGGTCTCGAAGCCTGCGCAAAGGTCATGTGTGTTTTGCAAGCACCTTGATCACCTCATTTATACTTGCCCGTCATTTGCGAAACTCTCCCCAAGCGAGCGCTGGAAAGAGGCAAAAATTGCTGAACTTTGCCTGAACTGTCTTAAGCTTGGACATCGATTACAACAATGCAAATCCACTCACTGTTTTCGTTGTAAAGGTGCTCATCACACCCTTTTACATAAGGATATTCCAGAGCAACCCATCCAAAATGCCTCATCGGCAGAAAAGTTTCCTCAACCAGGATCAGCAGCATCTTTGGTTTCCATGGCGCCTCCATGCATATCAAACGAGCACTCAAGCATTAAACCAAACGAATCCGTACTACTAGCTACCGCAACGGTGTTTGTGAAAAACAGTGTTGGATGTTTTATCCCCTGTCGTGCTATTTTAGACTCAGCTTCGCAACTAAATTTCGTTACGAGCAGGTTATCCAACCAACTACAGTTGAAGAAATCGAAGTTCCCAGTAGCAGTTTCGGGAATTGGAGACTCAGATACAACA AGCATCCTGATGATCTTGCAGTTCTTACGCCGGGACATTTTTTGA